Proteins found in one Hypericibacter terrae genomic segment:
- a CDS encoding oxygen-binding di-iron domain-containing protein, giving the protein MTVTDKDTGTNIAEIADGIFRINTPIPPSAFPGGFSFNQYLILDDEPLLFHTGPRALLAPITDAIAAVMPIEKLRHVAFSHVEADECGTLNQLLALAPQAQPLCGQIAAMVSIGDLADRPPIALHDGETRSLGRHRVRWLDAPHLPHGWECGYLFEETSATLLCGDLFTQPGIGADPLTGGDILGPSDAFRRQMEYFSHSPQTASLLAKLAATRPQRLACMHGSAWEGDGAAMLDSLRQSLGH; this is encoded by the coding sequence ATGACCGTCACCGACAAGGATACGGGCACCAACATCGCGGAGATCGCCGACGGCATCTTCCGCATCAACACGCCGATTCCGCCCAGCGCCTTTCCGGGCGGGTTCTCCTTCAACCAGTATCTGATCCTCGACGACGAGCCCCTGCTGTTCCATACCGGCCCGCGCGCGCTCCTGGCGCCGATCACGGACGCCATCGCGGCGGTCATGCCGATCGAGAAGCTGCGCCATGTCGCCTTCTCCCATGTCGAGGCGGACGAGTGCGGCACGCTCAATCAGCTGCTGGCGCTGGCGCCGCAGGCCCAGCCGCTCTGCGGGCAGATCGCGGCGATGGTGTCGATCGGCGATCTCGCCGACCGGCCGCCGATCGCGCTCCATGACGGCGAGACGCGCTCGCTGGGCCGGCACCGGGTGCGCTGGCTGGATGCGCCCCACCTGCCCCATGGCTGGGAATGCGGCTATCTGTTCGAGGAGACCAGCGCCACGCTGCTCTGCGGCGATCTCTTCACCCAGCCCGGCATCGGCGCCGATCCCTTGACCGGCGGCGACATCCTCGGCCCCAGCGACGCCTTCCGCCGCCAGATGGAGTATTTCTCGCATTCGCCCCAGACCGCGAGCCTGCTGGCGAAACTGGCCGCCACCCGGCCGCAGCGGCTGGCCTGCATGCATGGCAGCGCCTGGGAGGGCGACGGGGCGGCGATGCTGGATAGCTTGCGGCAAAGCCTGGGTCACTGA
- a CDS encoding thiamine pyrophosphate-binding protein, giving the protein MTDGGNTRTGGQILVDQLAIHGVSHVFCVPGESYLAALDAFHDQQQIRLFACRQEGGAANMAEAFGKLTGKPGICFVTRGPGATNASIGVHTAFQDSTPMILFIGQVARDQVEREAFQEIDFRRMFGPMAKWVAEIDDARRIPELVSQAFHRAVNGRPGPVVIALPEDMLTDRVAAADAGPYKPVQAHPGADEIAQLRGLLAAAKRPFVILGGGGWNAQAVADIKSFAEANDLPVGCSFRCQDLFDNRHRNYAGDVGIGINPALARRIKDSDLLLVIGARLGEMTTSGYTLIDIPVPKQKLIHVHPGAEELGRVYQAALPINSGMPQIAAALKAMTPIDPTSRAAWVQAMRADYLTWTQAPKNAGELQMGEVVAWLNEHLPEDTILCNGAGNYATWLHRFFRYRGFRTQLAPTNGAMGYGFPAAIAAKATEPKRTVVCFAGDGCFLMTGQELATAVQYELPVITVVVNNGMYGTIRMHQERHYPGRVTATDLVNPDFAALARAYGAHGETVTRTEEFVPAFERAKASGKPALIELKIDPEVLTVSQTLSQIRAAALKK; this is encoded by the coding sequence ATGACCGATGGCGGCAATACGCGGACGGGCGGCCAGATCCTGGTCGATCAGCTCGCGATCCATGGCGTCTCCCATGTCTTCTGCGTGCCGGGCGAGAGCTATCTCGCGGCCCTCGACGCCTTCCACGACCAGCAGCAGATCCGCCTCTTCGCCTGCCGCCAGGAAGGCGGCGCCGCCAACATGGCCGAGGCCTTCGGCAAGCTGACCGGCAAGCCCGGCATCTGCTTCGTCACCCGCGGCCCCGGCGCCACCAACGCCTCGATCGGCGTTCATACCGCTTTCCAGGATTCGACGCCGATGATCCTTTTCATCGGCCAGGTGGCGCGCGATCAGGTCGAGCGCGAGGCGTTCCAGGAAATCGACTTCCGGCGCATGTTCGGGCCGATGGCGAAATGGGTCGCCGAGATCGACGATGCGCGGCGCATCCCCGAGCTTGTGAGCCAAGCCTTTCACCGTGCCGTCAATGGCAGGCCGGGCCCGGTCGTCATCGCGCTCCCTGAGGACATGCTGACCGACCGCGTCGCCGCGGCCGATGCCGGACCCTACAAGCCGGTGCAAGCCCATCCCGGCGCCGACGAGATCGCGCAGTTGCGGGGGCTTCTGGCGGCGGCCAAGCGGCCCTTCGTCATCCTGGGCGGGGGCGGCTGGAACGCGCAGGCCGTCGCCGACATCAAGAGCTTCGCCGAAGCCAACGACCTGCCGGTCGGCTGCTCCTTCCGCTGCCAGGACCTGTTCGACAACCGCCACCGCAATTATGCGGGCGATGTCGGCATCGGCATCAATCCCGCGCTCGCCAGGCGCATCAAGGACAGCGACCTGCTGCTCGTCATCGGTGCGCGGCTGGGGGAGATGACCACCAGCGGCTATACGCTGATCGACATCCCGGTGCCGAAGCAGAAGCTGATCCATGTGCATCCGGGTGCCGAGGAGCTCGGCCGCGTCTATCAGGCGGCGCTACCGATCAACAGCGGCATGCCGCAGATCGCGGCCGCGCTGAAGGCGATGACGCCGATCGATCCGACGAGCCGGGCCGCCTGGGTCCAGGCGATGCGCGCCGACTATCTGACCTGGACCCAGGCGCCGAAAAATGCCGGCGAGCTGCAGATGGGCGAGGTGGTGGCCTGGCTCAACGAGCATCTGCCCGAGGACACGATTCTCTGCAACGGCGCCGGCAATTACGCGACCTGGCTCCATCGCTTCTTCCGCTATCGGGGATTCCGCACCCAGCTGGCCCCCACCAACGGCGCCATGGGCTACGGCTTCCCCGCGGCCATCGCGGCCAAGGCGACGGAGCCGAAGCGCACCGTGGTCTGCTTCGCCGGCGACGGCTGTTTCCTCATGACCGGCCAGGAGCTCGCGACCGCCGTGCAGTACGAACTGCCGGTCATCACCGTGGTGGTGAATAACGGGATGTACGGCACCATCCGCATGCATCAGGAGCGCCATTATCCCGGCCGCGTGACCGCGACCGACCTGGTCAATCCCGATTTCGCGGCGCTGGCGCGGGCCTATGGCGCCCATGGCGAGACGGTCACGCGCACCGAGGAGTTCGTCCCCGCCTTCGAGCGCGCGAAGGCCTCGGGCAAGCCGGCGCTGATCGAACTCAAGATCGATCCCGAGGTGCTGACGGTGAGCCAGACGCTGTCGCAGATCCGCGCGGCGGCACTTAAGAAGTAG
- a CDS encoding N,N-dimethylformamidase beta subunit family domain-containing protein yields the protein MTRDAKGLPTRTLVGYADRWAAAPGDTLSFMTSSFGPERYRAELVRLAGDVSAPGHNERVVANDANRDYPARRQEIHAGSYAEIADSAVLQRLKSFTVALFAWPTTPGRGRQALVGKWDEAKRAGFLLAIGADGTLTLELGDREGRTATISTKAKLLAREWYWLSASYDTVSGAVTLQQQPLAHYAKATDRAAVATDIHLGALAIDNGRPLTFAGLVETASDRRPRAIARYNGKIEAPRLASRALDPAETEQLQGQDLPAKLRPSLIGFWDFSRGISSTRIEDLSDARHHGLVRNLPTRAMKGHNWDGTVRDWTLAPEHYGAIHFHENDLYDAGWQKDFDLTLPADLPSGIYAMRLTAGEEIERVPFFVRARPDAAAGKPRALFLVPTCSYMAYINERQSFDGALGEQGAGHVPGLGAEDLFLNQHREYAYSFYDTHEDGSGVSISSRLRPTLNVRPGHSTSWVGPGGAGPWQFAADLDILGWLESQGFDYDIATDEDLHREGLNLLSRYPVVLTGSHPEYHSTRMLDALQGYLQRGGRLMYLGANGFYWRIAFHSELPGVIELRRTEDGVRDWQAEPGEYVMSFSGEYGGLWRRIGRPPQMLAGVGFAAQGFDVSSYYRRRPGSFDPRAAFIFEGIGKDEKIGDFGRVGGGAAGLELDAVDRLLGSPPHTLLLAASENHSNVYLMVPEEVTSTIPAVSGVDCAGVRAELAFFETPQGGAVFSTGSIAWAGALNHEAGRNNVSRITGNVLKRFLDPAGF from the coding sequence GTGACGCGCGACGCCAAGGGCCTGCCGACCCGGACTCTCGTCGGCTATGCGGACCGCTGGGCGGCAGCACCGGGCGACACGCTTTCGTTCATGACCTCGAGTTTCGGGCCGGAGCGCTATCGCGCCGAGCTGGTGCGGCTCGCGGGCGACGTCTCGGCCCCCGGCCATAACGAGCGCGTCGTCGCGAACGACGCCAATCGCGATTATCCGGCGCGCCGGCAGGAGATCCATGCCGGCTCCTACGCCGAGATCGCGGACAGCGCCGTGCTGCAGCGGCTCAAGAGCTTCACCGTCGCCCTCTTCGCCTGGCCGACGACGCCGGGCCGCGGCCGCCAGGCGCTCGTCGGCAAATGGGACGAGGCGAAGCGCGCGGGCTTCCTGCTCGCGATCGGCGCCGACGGCACGCTGACGCTCGAGCTGGGCGACCGGGAAGGCCGCACCGCCACGATCTCGACCAAGGCGAAGCTCCTGGCGCGCGAATGGTACTGGCTTTCGGCCAGCTACGACACGGTGAGCGGCGCCGTCACCCTGCAGCAGCAGCCCCTCGCCCACTATGCCAAGGCGACGGACCGCGCCGCGGTCGCGACCGACATCCATCTGGGGGCGCTCGCCATCGACAATGGCCGCCCGCTTACCTTCGCAGGCCTGGTCGAGACCGCGAGCGACCGCCGGCCGCGCGCCATCGCCCGCTATAACGGCAAGATCGAGGCGCCGCGGCTGGCTTCGCGGGCACTCGACCCCGCGGAGACCGAGCAACTGCAGGGCCAGGATCTGCCGGCGAAACTGCGGCCGAGCCTGATCGGCTTCTGGGATTTCTCGCGCGGCATCTCGTCGACCCGCATCGAGGACCTTTCCGATGCGCGCCATCACGGGCTCGTCCGCAACCTGCCGACCCGCGCGATGAAGGGCCACAACTGGGACGGCACCGTGCGCGACTGGACCCTGGCGCCCGAGCATTACGGCGCGATCCATTTCCACGAGAACGACCTCTATGACGCCGGCTGGCAGAAGGATTTCGACCTGACGCTGCCCGCGGATCTGCCGAGCGGCATCTATGCGATGCGGCTGACGGCGGGCGAGGAGATCGAGCGCGTTCCCTTCTTCGTGCGCGCCAGGCCGGACGCCGCAGCAGGCAAGCCGCGCGCTTTGTTCCTGGTCCCGACCTGCAGCTACATGGCCTACATCAACGAACGGCAGAGCTTCGACGGGGCGCTCGGCGAGCAGGGCGCGGGCCATGTTCCGGGTCTGGGCGCGGAAGACCTCTTCCTCAACCAGCACCGGGAATATGCCTATTCCTTCTACGACACGCATGAGGACGGCTCGGGCGTGTCGATCTCCTCACGGCTGCGGCCAACTTTGAATGTGCGCCCCGGCCATTCGACCAGCTGGGTCGGACCCGGCGGCGCCGGGCCCTGGCAGTTCGCGGCCGATCTCGACATCCTCGGATGGCTGGAGAGCCAGGGTTTCGATTATGACATCGCCACCGACGAGGATCTCCATCGCGAGGGGCTGAACCTGCTGTCGCGCTATCCGGTGGTGCTGACCGGATCGCATCCCGAATATCACTCGACCCGGATGCTGGATGCGCTGCAGGGCTATCTGCAGCGCGGCGGGCGGCTCATGTATCTGGGCGCCAACGGCTTCTACTGGCGCATCGCCTTCCATTCCGAACTGCCGGGTGTGATCGAGCTGCGGCGCACCGAGGACGGCGTGCGCGACTGGCAGGCCGAGCCCGGCGAATATGTGATGAGCTTCTCGGGCGAATATGGCGGCCTGTGGCGGCGCATCGGCCGGCCGCCGCAGATGCTGGCCGGCGTCGGCTTCGCCGCCCAGGGCTTCGACGTCTCCTCCTATTACCGCCGCCGCCCCGGCAGCTTCGATCCGCGCGCGGCCTTCATCTTCGAAGGCATCGGCAAGGACGAGAAGATCGGCGATTTCGGGCGCGTCGGCGGCGGGGCCGCGGGCCTCGAGCTCGATGCGGTCGACCGGCTGCTGGGCTCGCCGCCGCATACGCTGCTGCTGGCGGCTTCCGAAAATCATTCCAATGTCTATCTGATGGTGCCCGAGGAGGTGACCAGCACGATCCCGGCGGTCTCGGGCGTCGATTGCGCGGGCGTGCGCGCCGAACTCGCCTTCTTCGAGACGCCCCAGGGCGGCGCCGTGTTCTCCACCGGCTCGATCGCCTGGGCGGGCGCGCTCAATCACGAAGCCGGCCGGAACAATGTCTCGCGCATTACCGGTAATGTGCTGAAAAGGTTCCTCGATCCGGCGGGGTTCTGA
- a CDS encoding SulP family inorganic anion transporter: MQLETIFPIWADLRGYRRDWLSHDITAGLGIAAIAIPIGIAYPAIAGLPPATGLYSTIFPLVAFALFGSSRQLIVGPDTAACTVLASSLIQLGASTTDQRVALATSFAVLVGILCLVAARLRLGFIANFLSRPILVGYLCGVALSLFAGQIGRVTGVAMTAHGFLRPFIELAQRIGEIHGPTLALGVGLFLLLRIMRRFTPRLPGPLVAVAVAILLSWLLELQGHGIALVGSIPTGLPAMSLPRLRDMASEDVALSTVGILLVSFSSGIVTARSFAARNRYRVDADRALVGFGAANIASGLFGGFPVTGADSRTAVNEALGGKTQLAGLVAALALGFSLFFLTDLLAYLPHAALGAVLASAAVDLFDVRALWQIWRINRIEFVFALLAILGVILFGVLEGVLVAIFATLIWLIGAAAQPRDALLGRIAGRDGFYKLHRYPDAEPIPGLTVYLLEGPIVFFNADRLQNRIRWIVDRLPVATQYFVLDAGAINYVDGTGAIALSEIADELLRRGIKFAVVDLHHKPRQLLKRAGFFVQIGRDHVFDRLEDAVAALAPGGTSAPAS; the protein is encoded by the coding sequence ATGCAGCTCGAGACGATCTTTCCGATCTGGGCCGATCTGCGCGGCTACCGCCGCGACTGGCTCTCCCACGACATCACGGCGGGGCTCGGCATCGCCGCCATTGCCATCCCGATCGGCATCGCCTATCCGGCGATCGCGGGATTGCCGCCGGCGACGGGCCTTTATTCCACCATCTTTCCGCTCGTCGCCTTCGCCCTGTTCGGCTCCTCGCGGCAGCTCATCGTCGGCCCCGACACCGCCGCCTGCACCGTCCTCGCCTCCTCGCTGATCCAGCTCGGCGCGAGCACCACCGACCAGCGCGTCGCGCTGGCCACCAGTTTTGCCGTGCTCGTGGGCATCCTCTGTCTGGTGGCGGCCCGATTGCGCCTGGGCTTCATCGCCAATTTCCTGTCGCGCCCGATCCTCGTCGGCTATCTCTGCGGCGTCGCGCTGTCGCTCTTCGCCGGTCAGATCGGACGCGTCACGGGCGTGGCGATGACCGCCCATGGTTTTCTCCGGCCCTTCATCGAGCTGGCGCAGCGGATCGGGGAAATCCATGGCCCGACGCTGGCCCTGGGCGTAGGACTCTTCCTGCTCCTGCGGATCATGCGGCGCTTCACGCCGCGTCTCCCGGGGCCGCTCGTCGCCGTCGCCGTGGCGATCCTGCTGTCCTGGCTGCTGGAGCTGCAAGGTCATGGCATCGCGTTGGTCGGCAGCATCCCGACCGGGCTCCCGGCCATGTCGCTGCCGCGTCTGCGCGACATGGCCTCCGAAGATGTCGCCCTCAGCACCGTCGGCATTCTCCTGGTCAGTTTCAGCAGCGGCATCGTCACGGCGCGGAGCTTCGCGGCGCGCAATCGCTACCGCGTCGATGCGGACCGCGCCCTGGTCGGATTCGGCGCCGCCAATATCGCGTCCGGCCTGTTCGGCGGCTTCCCGGTCACGGGGGCGGACTCGCGAACCGCGGTCAACGAGGCGCTGGGCGGCAAGACCCAGCTGGCTGGGCTGGTCGCCGCCCTGGCACTCGGCTTCTCCCTCTTCTTTCTGACCGACCTTCTCGCCTATCTGCCGCACGCGGCACTGGGCGCGGTGCTCGCCTCGGCGGCCGTCGACCTGTTCGACGTCCGCGCGCTGTGGCAGATCTGGCGCATCAATCGCATCGAGTTCGTCTTCGCGCTCCTCGCCATCCTGGGCGTGATCCTTTTCGGCGTGCTCGAGGGCGTGCTGGTGGCCATCTTCGCGACGCTGATCTGGCTGATCGGCGCCGCCGCCCAGCCGCGCGACGCCCTGCTCGGCCGGATCGCGGGCCGTGACGGCTTCTACAAGCTCCATCGCTATCCGGACGCCGAGCCGATCCCGGGGCTCACCGTCTATCTGCTCGAAGGGCCGATCGTGTTCTTCAACGCCGATCGCCTGCAGAACCGGATCCGGTGGATCGTGGACCGCCTCCCGGTCGCCACGCAGTATTTCGTCCTCGACGCCGGCGCCATCAACTATGTGGATGGAACCGGCGCCATCGCGCTCAGCGAAATCGCCGACGAACTCCTGCGGCGCGGCATCAAGTTCGCCGTGGTGGACCTGCACCACAAGCCCCGGCAGCTCCTCAAGCGCGCGGGCTTCTTCGTCCAGATCGGCCGCGACCATGTATTCGACCGGCTCGAGGATGCGGTGGCGGCGCTGGCGCCCGGTGGGACGTCCGCTCCCGCGAGCTGA
- a CDS encoding acyl-CoA dehydrogenase family protein → MDFALSPEIEDYRRRIRAFVEDHIIPVEADPSAYDAHENVREDRLASLRQKARAEGLWALQMPRRLGGQGLPVTGMAACYEEMGRSIFGAVAFNCAAPDDGNMILLEKVARPDQQEKWLRPIVEGRLRSSFVMTEPAPGSGSDPGGMMLTRAEKKGDRWIVRGRKWFITGAQGAEHFILIARTSDDARRGLTAFLHHAKDPGWRILRRIPIMGPEEHGGHCEIEYDGLEIPDENRLMEVGEGLKATQIRLSTARLTHCMRWLGLSKRALEIAAGYVAERQAFGAALKDHESVQMMLGGAAMEIQIGRLLTMHAAWTLERTGKARKEVSMAKVAVADVLHKSVDTAIQLCGARGYSKDTILEWIYRYARQARLVDGASEVHRMVLSQELTKAGNDFWKWG, encoded by the coding sequence ATGGATTTCGCCCTCAGCCCCGAGATCGAGGATTACCGCCGCCGCATCCGTGCCTTCGTCGAGGATCACATCATCCCGGTCGAGGCTGATCCCAGCGCCTATGACGCGCATGAGAACGTCCGCGAGGACCGGCTGGCGAGCTTGCGCCAGAAGGCGCGCGCGGAGGGTCTCTGGGCGCTGCAGATGCCGAGGCGGCTGGGCGGCCAGGGCCTGCCGGTCACCGGCATGGCCGCCTGCTACGAGGAGATGGGGCGCTCGATCTTCGGCGCCGTCGCCTTCAACTGCGCCGCCCCCGACGATGGCAACATGATCCTCCTGGAAAAGGTCGCGCGGCCCGACCAGCAGGAAAAATGGCTAAGACCGATCGTCGAAGGCAGGCTGCGCTCCTCCTTCGTCATGACCGAGCCGGCGCCGGGCTCGGGCTCCGATCCCGGCGGCATGATGCTGACGCGGGCCGAGAAGAAGGGCGACCGCTGGATCGTGCGGGGGCGCAAATGGTTCATCACCGGCGCCCAAGGGGCCGAGCATTTCATCCTGATCGCGCGCACCTCCGACGATGCGCGCCGCGGCCTCACCGCCTTCCTGCATCACGCGAAGGATCCGGGCTGGCGCATCCTGCGCCGCATCCCGATCATGGGGCCGGAGGAACATGGCGGCCATTGCGAGATCGAGTATGACGGGCTCGAGATTCCCGACGAGAACCGCCTCATGGAGGTGGGGGAGGGGCTGAAGGCGACGCAGATCCGCCTCTCGACCGCGCGTCTCACCCATTGCATGCGCTGGCTGGGCCTGTCCAAGCGTGCGCTGGAGATCGCCGCCGGCTATGTCGCCGAGCGCCAGGCCTTCGGCGCCGCGCTCAAGGATCACGAATCGGTGCAGATGATGCTGGGCGGTGCCGCCATGGAAATCCAGATCGGCCGGCTCCTCACCATGCATGCCGCCTGGACGCTGGAGCGGACCGGCAAGGCGCGCAAGGAAGTCTCGATGGCCAAGGTCGCCGTCGCCGACGTCCTGCACAAATCGGTCGACACCGCGATCCAGCTCTGCGGCGCCAGAGGCTATTCCAAGGACACGATCCTCGAATGGATCTACCGCTATGCCCGCCAGGCGCGGCTGGTGGACGGCGCCTCCGAGGTCCATCGCATGGTGCTGTCGCAGGAGTTGACGAAGGCGGGGAACGATTTCTGGAAGTGGGGTTAG
- a CDS encoding class I SAM-dependent methyltransferase has protein sequence MTMDRDAAIDPGRTIDWSRTSADYAQHRPGPPDSFFARLQALGVGLPGQRILDLGTGTGLIARRLAKQGAKVAGIDIATGQLAQARRAAEAEGLAIDFREAPAEDPPFSDGSFDAVTANQCWLYFDKARLLPRLRRLLAQGGLIAVSHFSWLPRRDPIAAATEAIVLKHNPAWTGKDWDGEVPVPPAWMTPDLEVRGFFVYDEAIPFTAESWRGRIRACRGVGASLEPEAVAAVDRDLAQWLAAHAGERFTVLHRPDATILGFREPAV, from the coding sequence ATGACCATGGATCGCGACGCTGCCATCGATCCGGGGCGGACCATCGATTGGAGCCGCACCAGCGCCGACTATGCGCAGCACCGCCCCGGCCCGCCCGACAGCTTCTTCGCCAGGCTGCAGGCCCTGGGCGTCGGGCTTCCGGGGCAGCGCATCCTCGATCTCGGCACCGGCACCGGGCTGATCGCGCGGCGCCTGGCGAAGCAAGGCGCCAAGGTCGCCGGCATCGATATCGCAACCGGACAGCTGGCCCAGGCCCGGCGCGCGGCGGAAGCCGAAGGCCTCGCGATCGATTTCCGCGAGGCGCCGGCCGAGGATCCGCCCTTCTCCGATGGCAGCTTCGACGCGGTCACGGCCAATCAATGCTGGCTCTATTTCGACAAGGCGCGTCTCCTGCCGAGGCTGCGCCGCCTCCTCGCGCAGGGCGGCCTCATTGCGGTCAGCCATTTCTCCTGGCTGCCGCGTCGCGATCCGATCGCGGCCGCGACCGAGGCGATCGTGCTGAAGCACAACCCGGCCTGGACCGGCAAGGACTGGGACGGCGAGGTGCCGGTGCCGCCGGCCTGGATGACGCCGGATCTCGAAGTCCGCGGCTTCTTCGTCTATGACGAGGCGATTCCCTTCACGGCGGAGAGTTGGCGCGGCCGCATCCGCGCCTGCCGCGGCGTCGGCGCCTCGCTCGAGCCCGAGGCTGTCGCCGCCGTGGATCGCGACCTGGCGCAATGGCTGGCGGCCCATGCCGGCGAGCGCTTTACCGTGCTGCACCGGCCGGACGCGACGATCCTGGGTTTCCGGGAGCCCGCGGTCTGA